One genomic region from Sphingobacterium multivorum encodes:
- the ureC gene encoding urease subunit alpha: MGGWNRREWIKVVGLTTLGTTVGLHALGLDKLGLDKSSVKYVDGELYIPRDKYAALFGPTTGDKVRLADTELFIEIEKDFNVYGEENKFGGGKTIRDGMGQSARALRDEGVLDFCITNVIIIDHWGIVKGDIGIKDGKIVGIGKAGNPDVQDGVTEGMIIGASTEVHGGAGYILTAGGIDTHIHFISPQQIETALYSGVTTFIGGGAGPADGTLATTVTSGKWYIERMFEAFENLPINVGFFGKGNVSTTKPIEEQIEAGALGVKIHEDWGATPATIDAALKVADKYDVQVAIHTDTLNEAGFLEDTVAAIDGRVIHTFHTEGAGGGHAPDIIKIAMYPNILPASTNPTKPFTVNTAEEHLDMLMVCHHLDKNVKEDVAFADSRIRPQTIAAEDILQDMGVFSIMSSDSQAMGRVGEVISRTFQTAHKMKIQRGPLAEDKGKENDNFRVKRYVSKFTINPAKAHGIDQYIGSIEKGKYADLILWKPELFGVKPELIIKGGMILGAKMGDANASIPTPQPIIYRPMFGNYGKAVSKLCFNFVSKISLENGNIQKLNLSRKCLPVEGCRTVMKKDMVHNHATPNIVVNPETYEVTVDGVLATCEPLKELPMAQRYFLF, from the coding sequence ATGGGAGGATGGAATAGACGCGAATGGATTAAAGTCGTAGGGCTCACCACGTTGGGTACTACCGTTGGTCTACATGCGCTTGGTTTAGATAAACTAGGTTTAGATAAATCATCTGTAAAATATGTTGATGGGGAACTTTATATCCCAAGAGACAAATATGCTGCTCTTTTTGGACCGACCACTGGAGATAAGGTTCGTCTGGCAGATACAGAGCTTTTCATTGAAATTGAAAAAGATTTCAATGTTTACGGAGAAGAGAACAAATTTGGCGGTGGTAAAACCATTCGTGACGGTATGGGACAATCTGCCCGTGCCTTGCGTGATGAGGGGGTATTGGATTTTTGTATCACTAATGTCATTATCATCGACCACTGGGGTATTGTAAAAGGCGATATCGGAATTAAGGATGGTAAAATTGTCGGTATTGGTAAAGCTGGAAACCCAGATGTACAGGATGGTGTAACCGAGGGCATGATCATCGGTGCGTCTACGGAAGTACATGGGGGAGCAGGCTATATCCTAACTGCCGGCGGTATTGATACGCACATTCACTTTATCTCGCCGCAACAGATTGAAACAGCCCTATATTCTGGAGTAACCACGTTTATTGGTGGCGGAGCGGGACCAGCCGACGGAACACTGGCAACGACAGTGACTTCAGGAAAGTGGTATATCGAGCGTATGTTTGAAGCTTTTGAAAACCTTCCTATCAATGTTGGGTTCTTCGGAAAAGGTAACGTGTCGACTACTAAACCTATTGAAGAACAAATTGAAGCTGGAGCACTGGGCGTAAAAATCCATGAAGATTGGGGCGCTACTCCGGCAACAATTGATGCGGCATTGAAAGTTGCTGATAAATACGATGTACAAGTCGCAATCCATACCGACACGCTGAATGAAGCCGGTTTCCTGGAAGATACTGTTGCCGCCATAGATGGTCGTGTGATCCATACTTTCCATACGGAAGGAGCTGGCGGTGGACATGCGCCGGATATTATTAAGATCGCCATGTATCCCAATATCCTCCCTGCATCTACCAATCCAACAAAACCTTTTACGGTAAATACTGCTGAAGAACACTTGGACATGTTGATGGTCTGCCATCACCTGGATAAAAATGTGAAGGAAGATGTGGCATTTGCTGATTCACGTATACGTCCTCAGACCATTGCCGCCGAAGATATTTTGCAAGACATGGGCGTATTCTCCATTATGAGTTCGGATAGCCAAGCGATGGGACGTGTGGGAGAGGTTATTTCCCGTACATTCCAAACGGCCCATAAGATGAAAATCCAACGCGGCCCTTTAGCTGAAGATAAAGGCAAAGAAAATGATAACTTCCGTGTCAAACGTTATGTATCTAAATTTACAATCAACCCTGCTAAAGCACATGGTATTGATCAATATATCGGTTCGATTGAAAAAGGAAAGTATGCCGATTTGATCCTTTGGAAACCGGAATTATTTGGTGTAAAGCCCGAGTTGATCATCAAAGGCGGTATGATTTTGGGTGCTAAAATGGGGGACGCCAATGCGTCAATTCCGACACCACAGCCTATTATTTATAGGCCAATGTTTGGAAATTACGGTAAAGCGGTTTCAAAACTATGCTTCAATTTCGTTTCGAAAATTTCGTTGGAGAACGGAAATATTCAAAAATTGAATTTATCGCGTAAATGTCTGCCTGTGGAGGGATGTCGTACTGTAATGAAAAAAGATATGGTCCATAATCATGCTACACCAAATATCGTCGTTAATCCAGAAACATACGAAGTAACAGTAGATGGTGTGTTGGCAACCTGTGAACCGTTGAAGGAACTTCCAATGGCTCAACGGTACTTCTTATTCTAA
- a CDS encoding urease accessory protein UreE: protein MLLARDIKGNIWTDGTHQNGVELDFLELEWFDTERRIIRGFTVAGREIGFKNLGTESLFDGDILFETKDLRIAVRILPCPCLVVRPKNLLDMARICLEIGNKHIPVFINAAHEIIAAYENPLWETLERAGFTPTKELRVIERTHTLRIHQYAVVQHKITLAKGL, encoded by the coding sequence ATGTTGTTAGCAAGAGACATTAAGGGGAATATTTGGACCGATGGCACCCATCAGAACGGCGTTGAACTTGATTTTTTGGAACTCGAATGGTTCGATACGGAAAGACGTATTATCCGGGGGTTCACTGTTGCAGGCCGCGAAATAGGCTTTAAAAATCTAGGAACGGAATCCTTGTTCGACGGTGATATTTTGTTTGAAACAAAGGACCTGCGCATCGCTGTTCGAATATTGCCCTGTCCTTGCCTTGTTGTACGCCCCAAAAACCTCTTGGATATGGCTCGGATATGTCTCGAGATTGGCAATAAACATATCCCTGTTTTCATAAACGCTGCACATGAAATTATTGCAGCGTATGAAAACCCCCTTTGGGAAACCTTAGAAAGGGCCGGTTTTACCCCGACGAAAGAGTTGCGGGTAATCGAAAGAACCCATACTTTACGCATACATCAGTATGCTGTAGTCCAGCATAAAATTACCTTGGCCAAGGGGCTTTAA
- a CDS encoding urease accessory protein UreF, which translates to MNPLLTLMQINDSVFPIGGFTHSYGLETYINKEIVHDAKTAKEYAQTLLEHSFYYNDAAFFHKAWQLCESRATKKKIAELDALITAFKAPYEIRDASKKLGIRFLKLTEKLKPVKRCSAYLKAINAQELHGHYAMAFAMFAHAQEIRYADALSAFYYNSLNGIMTNCAKLVPISQMDAQQILFKLQPLINKLVGLQPELDEDLIGNCCIAQDIRCMQHEKLYTRIYIS; encoded by the coding sequence ATGAATCCATTGTTGACATTAATGCAGATTAACGACTCTGTATTTCCGATTGGAGGCTTCACACATTCCTATGGCTTGGAAACCTATATCAATAAAGAGATTGTACATGATGCTAAAACAGCAAAAGAATATGCACAGACTTTATTGGAGCATAGCTTCTATTACAACGATGCTGCTTTTTTTCATAAGGCCTGGCAATTGTGTGAATCAAGAGCAACCAAGAAAAAGATCGCTGAACTGGATGCATTAATTACTGCTTTCAAAGCCCCTTATGAGATTCGGGATGCCAGTAAAAAATTGGGAATACGGTTTTTGAAATTAACAGAAAAGTTAAAACCGGTCAAGCGTTGTTCGGCTTATCTAAAGGCCATCAATGCGCAAGAACTGCATGGTCACTATGCGATGGCATTTGCCATGTTTGCCCATGCGCAGGAAATTCGTTATGCAGATGCATTGAGCGCTTTTTATTATAATTCTTTGAATGGTATTATGACAAATTGTGCCAAACTGGTTCCCATTAGCCAAATGGATGCACAGCAGATTTTGTTTAAACTGCAGCCCTTGATTAATAAATTGGTCGGATTACAGCCCGAACTGGATGAGGATCTGATTGGAAATTGTTGTATCGCTCAGGATATTCGATGCATGCAACATGAAAAATTATACACGCGAATTTACATTTCGTAA
- the ureG gene encoding urease accessory protein UreG, translating to MSKRNYVKIGVAGPVGSGKTALIERLTRSMSADYSICVVTNDIYTREDAMYLQQNSALPAERIIGVETGGCPHTAIREDASMNIEAVEELASRFEDVELIFVESGGDNLTATFSPDLADLTIFVLDVAEGEKMPRKGGPGITRSDLLLINKIDLAPYVNADLEVMRQDTIRMRGERPFIFTNLMTLEGLEDVKSWIKKYALLEPVG from the coding sequence ATGTCTAAGAGAAATTACGTGAAAATTGGTGTTGCTGGTCCTGTGGGCTCTGGCAAGACGGCACTTATTGAACGGTTGACACGTTCGATGTCGGCAGATTATAGTATTTGTGTTGTAACGAATGATATTTATACCCGTGAGGACGCGATGTATCTACAGCAGAATTCGGCACTGCCCGCTGAACGTATTATTGGTGTTGAAACAGGTGGTTGTCCGCATACGGCAATCCGTGAAGATGCTTCGATGAATATTGAAGCTGTGGAAGAATTAGCGAGTCGTTTTGAGGATGTGGAACTGATTTTTGTTGAAAGTGGGGGTGATAATCTGACAGCCACGTTTAGTCCGGATCTAGCCGATTTGACCATATTTGTTCTTGATGTTGCTGAAGGCGAAAAAATGCCACGTAAAGGTGGACCAGGTATTACGCGCTCGGATCTGTTGTTGATCAATAAAATAGACCTTGCGCCTTATGTGAATGCCGACTTGGAAGTGATGCGGCAAGATACCATCCGCATGCGCGGTGAACGACCCTTTATTTTTACCAACTTAATGACTTTAGAAGGTTTGGAAGATGTAAAATCATGGATCAAAAAGTATGCTTTGTTGGAGCCTGTAGGCTAA
- a CDS encoding urease accessory protein UreD, protein MDSKIVLNVAKEDGRSRLKESYHNAPYKLTHYGAAGLTNHLEMIIMSASPGIMDTDYLHIDVRVKKDAQLKLFTQSFNKLHPMKTGAKQHTDVHVDAGGLFHYIPHPVTPFKDSIFKASNHIHLAEDAVLMWGDIISVGRIHMKEAFEFDSLHTQTKIFRNGKLSFIDNQVLRPKSQPIQKMLFFEGYTHQATFVFSALFAQELKYELDEILTVEYNDISYGFTQASKDVVILRALGTDGELLYDFLHMLGQLCWDFTQHKLSEKKEGTTVEAIAEDEKSKAEEISVIEQRKPRRKSKPELMEAVVVEGTNYA, encoded by the coding sequence ATGGATAGCAAAATCGTATTAAATGTTGCCAAAGAGGACGGCAGGAGCAGATTGAAGGAGAGTTATCATAATGCACCTTATAAACTAACGCATTATGGCGCGGCAGGATTGACCAACCATTTGGAAATGATCATCATGAGTGCCTCGCCTGGTATTATGGATACGGATTATTTGCACATTGATGTTCGTGTGAAAAAAGATGCACAATTGAAGCTTTTTACACAGTCCTTCAATAAGCTTCACCCCATGAAAACGGGAGCAAAGCAACATACGGATGTGCATGTGGATGCCGGAGGCCTATTTCATTACATTCCACATCCAGTAACGCCGTTTAAGGATTCTATTTTCAAGGCAAGCAATCATATTCACTTGGCTGAAGATGCGGTTTTGATGTGGGGGGATATTATTAGTGTGGGTAGAATCCATATGAAAGAGGCATTTGAGTTTGATAGTCTGCATACGCAAACCAAGATTTTTAGAAATGGTAAACTGTCTTTTATTGACAATCAGGTTTTGCGGCCCAAAAGTCAGCCGATACAGAAGATGTTGTTTTTTGAGGGATACACCCATCAGGCCACTTTTGTGTTCTCGGCTCTTTTTGCGCAAGAATTAAAATATGAATTGGATGAAATCTTAACTGTCGAATACAACGATATTTCTTACGGTTTTACACAGGCTTCAAAAGATGTGGTTATCCTGCGTGCTTTGGGTACTGATGGAGAGTTATTGTACGACTTTTTACATATGTTGGGCCAATTGTGTTGGGATTTTACACAACATAAGCTTTCTGAAAAGAAGGAAGGGACAACAGTTGAAGCGATAGCGGAAGATGAGAAATCGAAGGCCGAGGAAATCAGCGTCATTGAACAGCGCAAACCCCGTCGAAAAAGTAAGCCCGAGTTGATGGAAGCTGTCGTGGTGGAAGGAACTAATTATGCATAA
- a CDS encoding urease accessory protein UreE has product MHKESLHEEIWIDVIPDFDQLKLGRDSDILDLSYYEVNKRVIQRKTRKGNLVRIQRDDSSALRSGQCIYHRGDLFIQVNILPCLCVLLDCQNLSVVGEFCFDVGNRHLPVYLKADGRFAVSYDGRLYQALKEKYKGYITLENTILEPDEQITSIRRPILE; this is encoded by the coding sequence ATGCATAAGGAGAGCCTGCACGAGGAGATATGGATTGATGTTATCCCTGATTTTGACCAATTGAAGCTGGGCCGCGATTCAGATATTTTGGATCTTTCCTATTATGAAGTAAATAAGCGCGTTATTCAGCGAAAAACAAGAAAGGGTAATCTGGTGCGCATACAGCGCGATGATAGCAGCGCACTGCGTTCAGGACAGTGTATTTATCATCGCGGTGATTTATTCATCCAGGTCAACATTTTACCTTGTCTTTGTGTATTGTTGGATTGTCAGAATCTATCAGTTGTGGGCGAGTTCTGCTTCGACGTGGGCAATCGGCATCTGCCGGTTTATCTCAAAGCAGATGGGCGATTTGCTGTTTCGTATGACGGACGTCTCTATCAGGCGCTAAAAGAAAAATACAAGGGCTATATCACGTTGGAAAATACGATTTTAGAACCTGATGAGCAGATTACCTCCATTCGTAGACCTATCCTCGAATGA
- the mutY gene encoding A/G-specific adenine glycosylase has protein sequence MKFGEELQAWYRQHKRDLPWRETKDAYKIWLSEIILQQTRVEQGLPYYVRFVERFKNVVEFANADEDDILHLWQGLGYYSRGRNMHKAARIVRDQYQGVFPVDYQTLITLPGIGEYTAAAISSFANDEAQAVLDGNVFRVLARYYGIETPINSTEGKKIFTAIAKENLDRKHPALYNQAIMDFGATHCKPKLPLCEFCMFRPSCYALSQGQVEQLPVKLKAKASKDRYFNYFILKDNDRILMSKRGASDVWQNLYEFPLLESNYSLSIPDVLSDEWFISCFGPDAQLYVLQQQTKHILSHQNIYATFFEVRLKGDLIQKKSNWDYVFLKDLDKLAKHKLIFTFLERSNF, from the coding sequence ATGAAATTTGGCGAGGAATTGCAAGCATGGTATCGACAGCATAAACGAGATCTGCCGTGGCGAGAAACAAAAGATGCCTACAAAATATGGCTTTCTGAAATTATTCTGCAACAGACTCGTGTCGAACAGGGCTTACCCTATTATGTACGTTTTGTCGAGCGATTTAAGAATGTTGTGGAATTTGCGAATGCAGATGAAGATGATATTCTCCATCTTTGGCAAGGTCTGGGTTATTATTCTCGAGGACGGAACATGCATAAGGCTGCCCGAATTGTTCGCGATCAGTATCAGGGTGTCTTTCCGGTAGATTATCAAACATTAATTACGCTTCCTGGAATAGGTGAGTATACTGCTGCGGCGATATCTTCTTTTGCGAACGATGAAGCCCAGGCGGTATTGGATGGAAATGTGTTTCGTGTACTAGCGCGATACTATGGCATAGAAACACCTATCAATTCTACAGAAGGAAAGAAGATTTTTACAGCTATCGCTAAAGAAAATCTTGATCGTAAACACCCGGCATTGTATAATCAGGCAATTATGGATTTTGGGGCTACCCATTGTAAGCCCAAGCTGCCTTTATGTGAATTCTGTATGTTTCGTCCTTCCTGTTATGCGCTGAGTCAGGGGCAGGTAGAGCAGTTGCCTGTAAAGCTTAAAGCCAAGGCAAGTAAAGATAGATACTTTAATTATTTTATCTTGAAGGACAACGATCGGATACTGATGTCCAAACGCGGTGCAAGTGACGTTTGGCAGAACCTATATGAGTTTCCGCTTTTGGAGTCTAACTACAGCTTGTCTATTCCGGATGTTCTTAGCGATGAGTGGTTTATTTCCTGTTTCGGCCCCGATGCACAACTTTATGTTTTACAGCAGCAGACAAAACATATCCTGAGTCATCAGAATATCTACGCGACATTTTTTGAGGTGCGGTTAAAAGGCGATCTAATTCAAAAAAAATCCAATTGGGATTATGTATTTCTAAAAGATTTAGATAAATTAGCTAAACACAAGTTGATCTTTACCTTTTTGGAAAGGTCAAATTTTTAA
- a CDS encoding single-stranded DNA-binding protein, with protein MSGVNKVILVGHLGKDPEIRYLEGNVSVASFPLATSETYNKDGKRVEQTEWHNIVMWRGLADVAVKYLTKGKLVYIEGRLRTRTYEDKEGIRRYATEVVAETFTLLGRKSDFEPNAGVSAGNTANTQAQKVEDKEVEVDFTENDQEDNPLPF; from the coding sequence ATGTCAGGAGTTAACAAAGTCATTTTAGTGGGACATCTTGGAAAAGATCCCGAAATTCGCTATTTAGAAGGTAATGTCTCTGTTGCCAGTTTTCCATTGGCAACATCAGAAACGTATAACAAAGACGGGAAAAGAGTAGAACAAACCGAATGGCACAATATTGTAATGTGGCGAGGTCTGGCTGATGTGGCTGTAAAATATCTAACAAAGGGGAAGTTAGTTTATATTGAAGGTCGACTGCGGACGCGTACTTATGAGGATAAGGAGGGTATTAGACGATATGCTACAGAGGTTGTCGCTGAAACCTTCACGCTTTTAGGTCGTAAATCGGATTTTGAACCGAATGCTGGTGTAAGTGCTGGTAATACAGCAAACACGCAGGCGCAAAAAGTCGAAGATAAGGAAGTGGAGGTCGATTTTACGGAGAATGATCAGGAGGATAATCCATTACCATTTTAA
- the pheS gene encoding phenylalanine--tRNA ligase subunit alpha, whose protein sequence is MLQDRITQYTEEIKAFAPASSADVENFRLKFLVSKGIVKNLFDEFKTVTPEEKRTLGKVLNEFKQLAENTFKEAQEKFGSGEKQKSQELVGDLTLPGQGFQLGSRHPISLVRKEIVEIFKKLGFIVSEGPEIEDDWHNFSALNFPPEHPARDMQDTFFIKKQEGNDITLRTHTSSVQVRLMEAGKPPFRAIMPGRVYRNEAISARAHCFFHQVEGLYVDENVSFADLKQTLYHFVQEMYGEGTKVRFRPSYFPFTEPSAEMDISCTICKGAGCNLCKYSGWVEILGCGMVDPNVLDNCGIDSKKYSGFAFGMGIERITNLKYVIKDLRLFSENDTRFLSQFETELI, encoded by the coding sequence ATGTTGCAAGATAGAATTACGCAGTATACTGAAGAGATTAAGGCATTTGCGCCAGCTTCTTCAGCCGATGTAGAAAATTTCAGATTGAAGTTTTTGGTTTCCAAAGGGATTGTGAAAAATCTTTTTGATGAATTCAAAACAGTTACGCCTGAAGAGAAGCGTACTTTGGGAAAAGTGTTGAATGAATTTAAGCAGTTAGCAGAAAATACATTCAAAGAAGCACAAGAAAAGTTCGGGTCTGGTGAGAAGCAAAAATCCCAGGAACTAGTGGGTGATTTAACATTGCCTGGTCAAGGTTTTCAGCTGGGGTCTAGACATCCCATCTCTTTAGTTCGTAAAGAAATTGTTGAAATTTTCAAGAAATTAGGCTTTATTGTATCAGAAGGTCCGGAAATTGAAGATGATTGGCATAATTTCTCCGCACTAAATTTTCCGCCGGAACATCCTGCTCGTGATATGCAAGATACTTTCTTTATCAAAAAACAAGAAGGTAATGACATTACATTGAGAACGCACACCTCTTCGGTTCAGGTGCGTTTAATGGAAGCCGGTAAACCGCCATTTCGTGCGATAATGCCTGGACGTGTTTATAGAAATGAAGCTATATCAGCCCGTGCGCACTGTTTCTTTCATCAGGTAGAAGGTTTATATGTAGACGAAAATGTTTCTTTTGCCGATTTGAAACAAACGTTATATCATTTTGTTCAAGAGATGTATGGCGAAGGTACCAAAGTGCGTTTCCGTCCGTCCTATTTTCCTTTCACTGAACCTTCGGCCGAAATGGATATCTCCTGTACAATCTGCAAGGGGGCAGGGTGTAACTTGTGTAAGTACTCTGGCTGGGTAGAAATTTTAGGTTGCGGTATGGTCGATCCTAACGTGCTTGATAACTGTGGTATCGATAGTAAAAAGTATTCTGGTTTTGCTTTTGGTATGGGAATAGAACGTATCACAAACCTTAAATATGTGATTAAAGACTTACGTCTTTTCTCAGAAAATGACACACGTTTCTTGTCTCAATTTGAGACTGAATTAATATAA
- a CDS encoding TetR/AcrR family transcriptional regulator — MEPDYIIESIKRTARELFRQNGYHKTSVNTLAKKAKIAKATVYKYFDSKEMILHAILMDYLRASLQDILKTTKYEDDMASFLASTILRVSRLTYTACNELIGWEFIRESANAQEYLKTLSEDLEFLLLSTFIQNEKINEAISEEKLTFLIKSSKSIVFSFAFTAVSDADVRKNFISFQKEILPYLVQATVQ, encoded by the coding sequence ATGGAACCAGATTATATTATTGAATCCATAAAAAGAACAGCACGTGAGCTCTTTCGTCAAAATGGCTATCATAAAACCAGTGTGAACACATTGGCAAAAAAAGCTAAGATTGCGAAGGCGACAGTGTACAAGTATTTTGATAGTAAAGAAATGATCCTGCATGCCATTCTCATGGATTATCTTCGTGCGAGTCTGCAGGATATTTTGAAAACAACCAAATATGAAGATGATATGGCTTCGTTTTTGGCGTCTACAATATTGCGGGTAAGCCGACTGACCTATACGGCTTGCAATGAATTGATCGGCTGGGAATTTATCCGGGAATCTGCAAATGCCCAAGAATATTTAAAAACGCTGTCTGAAGATTTGGAGTTTCTGCTCTTAAGTACATTCATTCAGAATGAAAAGATAAATGAAGCGATTAGCGAAGAGAAGCTGACCTTTTTGATCAAGTCCAGTAAAAGTATTGTGTTTTCTTTTGCTTTTACGGCTGTCTCAGATGCCGATGTGCGGAAAAACTTTATTTCGTTTCAGAAAGAAATCCTTCCTTATCTTGTTCAGGCAACAGTTCAGTAA
- the rlmD gene encoding 23S rRNA (uracil(1939)-C(5))-methyltransferase RlmD produces MSRRIPQEKKFLKDIAIIDIAEEGRGVGKTEDLVLFVEKAVPGDVVDVELMRKKKNFAEARVTSLKEASSYRVDPFCEHFGVCGGCKWQHMTYDAQLKFKQQSVDNALSRIGKVDTSAMESILGSAQTEYYRNKLEYTFSNKKWLTSVDEDASQLEMNALGFHVPGRFDKILDIDHCFLQEDPSNEVRNSIRDFALSQGMTFYDLREHTGVLRNLIIRISSTGEMMVIVVFAYPEEGQVELLMEFVKEKFPQVASLLYIVNQKRNDTIFDQDIHVYAGRDFIYEEMEGLRYKVGPKSFYQTNSAQAYELYKITRDFANLKGDELVYDLYTGAGTIANFVAKKAREVVGVEYVPTAIEDAKVNSSINDITNTKFYAGDMKDVLTPSFIAEHGKPDVVITDPPRAGMHADVVARLLEMESPRIVYVSCNAATQARDLVLLGEKYEVKRIKPVDMFPHTQHVENVVLLELKK; encoded by the coding sequence ATGAGTAGAAGAATTCCGCAAGAGAAAAAGTTCTTGAAAGATATTGCCATCATTGATATTGCCGAAGAGGGTAGAGGTGTTGGAAAAACCGAAGATTTGGTTTTGTTTGTAGAAAAAGCTGTTCCCGGTGATGTTGTTGACGTGGAGCTTATGCGCAAGAAAAAGAATTTTGCGGAAGCTCGGGTAACCAGTTTAAAAGAGGCTTCATCTTATCGCGTAGATCCGTTTTGTGAACATTTCGGTGTGTGTGGTGGATGTAAATGGCAGCATATGACCTATGATGCTCAATTAAAATTCAAGCAACAATCTGTCGATAATGCCCTATCGCGTATTGGGAAAGTGGATACTTCAGCGATGGAAAGTATCTTGGGCTCTGCGCAAACGGAATACTATAGAAATAAATTAGAATATACATTTTCCAACAAAAAATGGTTGACTTCAGTTGATGAAGATGCGTCCCAATTGGAAATGAATGCACTGGGTTTTCACGTGCCAGGGCGTTTTGATAAGATTTTAGATATTGATCATTGTTTTTTGCAAGAAGATCCGTCAAATGAAGTTCGCAACAGCATTCGTGATTTTGCGCTTAGTCAAGGTATGACGTTCTACGATCTGCGTGAACACACCGGTGTATTGCGCAATTTGATTATCCGTATCTCGTCTACCGGGGAGATGATGGTGATCGTTGTGTTTGCATATCCTGAAGAAGGACAGGTTGAGTTGTTGATGGAATTTGTTAAAGAAAAGTTTCCTCAAGTCGCTTCCCTGTTATATATCGTAAACCAGAAACGCAATGATACAATCTTCGACCAGGATATTCATGTATATGCCGGTCGTGACTTTATCTATGAGGAGATGGAGGGCTTGCGTTACAAAGTAGGGCCTAAGTCGTTCTATCAAACAAACTCTGCACAAGCGTATGAGCTGTATAAAATCACACGTGACTTTGCCAATTTAAAGGGGGATGAGCTGGTGTATGATTTGTATACAGGAGCAGGTACAATTGCAAACTTTGTCGCTAAGAAGGCAAGAGAAGTTGTGGGTGTAGAGTATGTTCCCACTGCCATTGAGGACGCTAAAGTGAATTCGTCGATCAATGATATTACGAATACAAAGTTTTACGCCGGTGATATGAAAGATGTGTTGACCCCTTCCTTTATCGCCGAACACGGTAAACCGGATGTGGTTATTACCGATCCACCACGTGCAGGAATGCACGCTGACGTTGTAGCGCGTTTGTTGGAAATGGAATCGCCGCGTATCGTATATGTCAGTTGTAATGCTGCTACACAGGCCCGCGATTTGGTGTTGTTAGGCGAAAAATATGAGGTGAAGCGGATCAAGCCGGTAGATATGTTTCCGCATACGCAACACGTTGAGAATGTCGTTTTATTGGAGTTAAAGAAGTAA
- a CDS encoding OmpA family protein, giving the protein MKMNRKLAVLGLTVATSAMLFGSCSTIQNTNNTTKGGVIGGVAGGALGALIGGKAGNTAIGTLAGAAIGGAAGVLIGKKMDKQAAEISKTVEGAEVTQSAEGIVVKFDSGILFDFNKSDLKASAKDNIANLVTTLNKEQGTEILVIGHTDNVGTLAANEKVSLDRANSVRAFAVSKGLASSRIRTEGRNFSEPIASNDTEAGRAQNRRVEIVIVAGDQMKKEAKQQAGQ; this is encoded by the coding sequence ATGAAAATGAATAGAAAATTGGCTGTATTAGGTTTGACAGTTGCAACCTCAGCTATGTTATTTGGAAGTTGTTCTACCATCCAAAATACGAATAATACAACTAAAGGTGGCGTTATCGGTGGTGTTGCCGGTGGTGCATTGGGTGCATTAATCGGTGGTAAAGCTGGTAATACGGCGATCGGTACATTAGCGGGTGCCGCCATTGGTGGAGCTGCCGGTGTATTGATCGGTAAAAAAATGGATAAGCAAGCTGCTGAGATTTCTAAAACTGTTGAAGGAGCAGAAGTTACACAATCTGCGGAAGGTATCGTGGTTAAGTTTGATTCAGGTATTTTATTCGATTTCAATAAGTCAGACCTAAAAGCATCTGCTAAGGATAATATTGCAAATCTGGTAACAACCTTAAACAAAGAGCAGGGTACTGAAATCTTGGTTATCGGCCATACAGATAATGTAGGTACGTTGGCTGCAAATGAAAAAGTATCTTTGGACCGTGCAAATTCTGTACGTGCATTTGCGGTATCTAAAGGCTTAGCATCTTCGCGTATTAGAACCGAAGGTAGAAACTTCTCTGAACCAATTGCAAGTAACGATACGGAAGCAGGACGTGCTCAAAATCGTCGTGTTGAAATCGTGATTGTGGCAGGTGATCAAATGAAGAAAGAAGCAAAACAACAAGCAGGTCAATAA